The proteins below are encoded in one region of Apium graveolens cultivar Ventura chromosome 4, ASM990537v1, whole genome shotgun sequence:
- the LOC141719206 gene encoding cytochrome P450 CYP736A12-like translates to MILSLAFSFLFLFLGAAFWWILDAKQRKLLPPGPRGLPIVGSLLNLGSLPHRTFHELSKKYGPIMSLRMGSVPSIVVSSPEAAQLFLKTHDSAFAARPQMEAVAHMSYGNNGISFTNGTYWRHVRKFVVQELLALAKVNSFRGMRRDEVGLVVEEIKKAAVAGEVVNVSDKVGGLIENMTFRFLLGRSKDDRFDLKGIMTEAFTLAGQFNLADFVPSLKPLDLQGLTRKYKETGKKLDAMLELIIEEHEQNLNTGTRTNNRDIVDEMISLSKNDSSVNHQELAKLIDRSSIKSIMIDIITAAIDTSFTSIEWILTELMRHPRAMKKCQEELTCVVGLDRLVEETDLPKLEYLYMVIKEGMRLHPIVPLLGPHEAKEDIVVNGYHIPQKSRIIVNAWAIGRDSKVWGNNALEFIPERFSESKIDLRGRDFELLPFGSGRRGCPGMQLGLLSVQLVLAQLLHCFDCELPHGKSAEDMDMTEQFGLTIPRIEHLLLVPKLRI, encoded by the coding sequence ATGATCCTTTCCTTGGCCTTTTCATTTCTGTTCCTCTTCCTTGGAGCTGCATTCTGGTGGATACTCGACGCCAAGCAGCGTAAGCTACTGCCACCAGGCCCGAGAGGATTACCGATTGTTGGTAGCCTTTTAAATTTGGGTAGCCTTCCCCACCGTACCTTCCATGAGTTGTCCAAGAAGTATGGTCCTATAATGTCTTTACGCATGGGTTCCGTGCCGTCTATAGTTGTCTCGTCTCCTGAGGCTGCTCAACTTTTCCTAAAAACTCATGACAGTGCTTTTGCAGCACGACCACAAATGGAGGCTGTTGCACATATGTCATATGGTAACAATGGCATTAGCTTCACCAATGGTACATACTGGAGGCATGTGAGAAAATTTGTTGTGCAAGAGCTTTTAGCTCTCGCAAAAGTTAATTCTTTCCGAGGGATGAGAAGGGATGAGGTTGGCTTAGTCGTGGAGGAGATCAAGAAAGCTGCGGTCGCTGGTGAGGTGGTGAATGTTAGTGATAAGGTAGGGGGTTTAATTGAAAACATGACTTTTAGGTTCCTTTTAGGACGAAGCAAAGATGATCGATTTGATCTCAAGGGTATCATGACGGAAGCCTTTACTTTGGCTGGACAGTTTAATCTTGCTGACTTTGTGCCCTCCCTAAAGCCACTTGACCTTCAGGGATTGACACGAAAATACAAGGAAACAGGCAAGAAACTTGATGCAATGTTGGAGCTAATTATTGAGGAGCATGAGCAAAATTTGAATACTGGCACTCGTACGAATAATCGTGACATTGTTGATGAAATGATATCTTTGTCTAAAAATGACTCTTCTGTCAACCATCAAGAGCTAGCCAAACTGATTGACAGATCCAGTATCAAGTCTATCATGATCGATATCATTACAGCAGCAATTGACACCTCATTTACATCAATCGAATGGATACTGACAGAGCTAATGAGACATCCAAGGGCAATGAAAAAGTGTCAAGAGGAGCTTACTTGCGTTGTTGGACTTGATAGATTGGTGGAGGAGACGGATTTGCCCAAACTAGAATATTTGTACATGGTTATAAAAGAAGGTATGAGACTACACCCTATAGTACCGTTACTTGGTCCCCACGAAGCTAAGGAGGATATTGTAGTTAATGGATATCATATCCCTCAGAAGTCACGAATAATCGTAAATGCTTGGGCTATAGGACGAGATTCTAAGGTGTGGGGTAACAATGCTCTAGAATTTATTCCAGAGAGGTTTTCTGAGAGTAAAATAGACCTCCGAGGACGTGATTTTGAGCTCTTACCATTTGGTAGTGGTAGAAGAGGGTGTCCTGGTATGCAACTAGGGTTGCTGAGTGTTCAGCTAGTGTTGGCTCAGTTGTTACATTGTTTTGACTGTGAGTTGCCGCATGGGAAATCAGCTGAAGACATGGATATGACTGAGCAGTTTGGGCTAACAATTCCCCGAATCGAGCACTTGCTCTTGGTGCCTAAGCTTCGTATTTAA